The following nucleotide sequence is from Catonella massiliensis.
GGGCCTTCAGGAAGTGGTAAATCCACAGTCGGCAAGCTTCTTGCAGGATATTGGGATGTGGATTATGGAAGTATAACCATAGGGGGCTGTGACATAAGGGAGTATTCACAAGAGGCGCTAAACGAAAGAATTGCTTTTGTAGACCAGGACACCTTCCTGTTTGATAAAACAATTAGAGATAATATTCGCCTTGGGAATAATGATGCTACCGATGAGGAGATAGAGGAGGCTGCAAAGAAAGCAGGTTGCCACGAGTTCATTTTGTCACTGCCTAATGGCTATGAGACTATGGCTGGCTCTGGTGGAGGCAGCCTTTCAGGTGGTGAAAGGCAAAGAATTACAATTGCAAGAGCTATGATGAAAAATGCTCCTATTATGATACTTGATGAAGCCACATCAAGTTCTGATCCTGAAAATGAAGCGTCCATTCAGAAATCTTTGTCTGCAGCGGCAAGAGGTAAGACTCTGATTGTTATAGCGCATAGACTGACGACTATTAAGAATGCAAATCAAATAGCATATATAGAGGACGGACGCATTAAACAGATGGGCACACATGAAGAACTGATGAGATCTTGTTCTGATTACAGGATGATGTGGGAGCTATCAGAGGGGGATAAAACTCCTGCTTGGGAGGACTAATATGATAAATACAGTTAAAAAACTCTGGGAATTTAGTAAATATCAGCATAAAACTTTTATCATCACACTGATTATGTCGCTTGTACATGCATTTATTGGAGTTACACAGCTTATTGCAATAATGCTGGTTATAGATGTAATAATAAATGGTACACCTACAGCCACTGCAATAAGGAATATTATTATACTTACCATAGTGTGTGCACTAGGAAGCTTTATAACATCATTTTTTGAACAGTCCGGCAGTGTGGCTGTCGGCTTTTACATGACAGCCGATAAGCGAATTGGACTGGGGAACTTCTTAAAGATACTTCCGCTTGGATTTTTCAGTGACAATTCATCGGGGAAAATTGTAGCTACACTTACTACTACTCTTAGTGGTATTGAAACCGGTGCGGCAATGGCAATGATTACTACGGTGTCGGGTATTTTCAGTGCATTAGCCATGTTTATAACCGTTTGTTTTTATGAGTTAAAGGTTGGTGTTATCACAGGAGTTGGCATGGTTATCTATCTTCTTACTGTGGATTTTCAGATGAGACTATCAAGGAAGAATGCACCATTTTTACAAAAAGCACAGAGCGCTTTAGCGGCGGCAACTCTTACCTTCGTTCAGGGTATTAAAGTCACAAAAACATTTAGCGTTAAGGAAGGAAATGTTCAGTTAAATGAGGCTATTAAGGACAGCGAGGAAGCTAATATAAGTCTAACCAATAAATCTATGCCATCGCAGTTCTTAAGCAGACTTGTAATAGCAATATTTGAAATGTTGATTATTGTCTCTACACTTTGGATGTATAAGGAAGGAAGCCTTGCCCTTTTTAAGACAATAATTCTCATTATATTTAGTTTTATGGCATATGTTTCTCTAAATCAGGCAGGATCAATTTTATCTATGATGGGGCTGTTAGATAGTGGGCTTAAGGAGGTTGGAGAGGTTGAAGCCACACAGACAATGAGACAGAGCGATAATCCTAAACCTATGGGAAATAATGACATAGAGCTTAATGAGGTGACATTTTCTTATGGAGATAATGAGGTATTGCATAAGGTGTCTGCAACAATCAAAGAAAATTCCCTTACTGCAATTATTGGACCATCAGGTTCCGGAAAGACTACCTTATGTGAGCTAATTCCGAGATTTCACGATATAAACAGAGGAAGTATCAAAATTGGAGGAGTAGATATAAGAGATGTGAACTATGATGAACTAATGAAACGAATCAGCATGGTATTTCAAAGAGTATATTTATTCGAGGACAGCATATATAATAATATAGCATTCGGTAAACCGGGGGCAGGGATTGAGGAAGTCCGCAGGGCTGCAAGGGCTGCAAATATCGATGAATTTATCGAGGCACTTCCTGATGGATATAATACAGTGCTTGATGAAGGAGGCAGCAGCCTCTCAGGAGGTGAAAAGCAGAGGATATCAATAGCTCGTGCAATTCTAAAAGACGCTCCAATCATCATAATGGATGAAGCAACAGCAGCACTGGATGCTGAGAATGAACACGAAATCATCGCTGCTATAGAAGCCCTTACTAAAAATAAGACAGTAATTATGATAGCGCATCGTATTAAATCTATTAAAAATGCAGATCATATCATTGCGATTAAAGATGGCAGGGTAGTACAGGATGGAAGTCCCAAAGAACTTGCAGGAAAAGAAGGCTTATATAGGGATTTCCTGCGATCAAGAGAGGAAATATCGGGGTGGACAATTAATAACTAAGCTTGGGCTAAAGGGTCTATATACAGTCAAATGAGAAATTATCACATTTAAGGGTTGATTTTTGGTAAAAACAGTATATAATAATAAGCAGGAAAGGATGTGAGGTAATTAATATGTTGATTCAGTTTAATTTTAAAAATTATAAATCATTTAAAGAAGAAGCCGCTTTGGATTTATCTGCAACAAAGATGACAGAGTTTTCTGAGAGAGTAGTTACCATAGGAAACGAAAAGATATTGCCTGTTGCTGCTATTTACGGAGCAAATGCAAGTGGAAAGTCTAATATTTACAACGCCTTTGGGTATATGTCAAACTATGTTTCTGAATCCTTTAAATATGGTGATGAAGATGAAAAGTTTGAAGAGTTTAGCCCAACGCCTTTTTTATTTGACTCAAAATCCATTAATGATGAATCAAGTTTCGAGGTTTATTTTACCTTGCCTGATGATAAGACAGAAAAGGTTTTTAACTATGGATTTTGTATAAATAAAGAGGGCGTGACAGAGGAATGGCTTAATTCAAAGGCAAAAACCGCTAGAAAATACAGTGTTGTATTTTATCGTGGAAAGACTGCTGACGAGCTAGATTTATCAGGAATATCTAAAAGTAGCAGAGAGAATATCAATGTTGCTTTAGAAAAGCAGGTTCTCATTATTTCATTAGGTGCAAAATTAAAAATTGGCAAGTGTAAAGTAATTAGAGATTGGTTTTTAGCAAATGAATTTGCTGATTTTGGAAATCCATTTACCAATTTCTTTTTGTCAAGAAGGCTGCCTAAGGGATTTGTGGAAGACAAAAGTGTACAGCAAAAGATAATTGAGTATTTTTCTTCGTTCGATGAACATATTAAAGACTTTCGAATTGAAAAAGTACCTCTAGAGGGAGAGACTAAAGAAGAGGCTTACAAAATAATTGCACTTCATAAGATGAATGACTCAGATGAAATGGCTGAAATTCCCCTAGGAGGGGAATCGGCAGGAACGCTAAAAATGTTTGCCTTATATCCTGAGCTTCAAGAAGTTTTGGAAAGAGGAAGCGTTTTCTTCATAGATGAGTTAAATGCACGTTTACATCCATTGCTTGTTAGGAATTTTTTGCTTATATTTTTGAATCCTGAAATTAACGTTAATCACGCACAAATTATATTTACTACGCATGATACCTGGCAATTATCTAACCAGCTATTGAGACGTGATGAAATCTGGTTTGTTGAAAAGGATGAAAAAGGTGTCTCTGCCCTGTATTCATTAGCAGATTTTGTGGATGAAGATGGAGCTCGTATCCGAAAGGACGAAAGCTATGAGAAAAATTATCTGATAGGGAAGTATGGCGCGATTCCTACCTTAAAGAGTATAGATATTTTAAAGGAGGAATAGCATGGCGAAAATAGATAGGTCAGGTATTAGGAAAAATCGTGAACAGAGTAGAAAACTTAAAAATCCGGAACTAGGCTACTATCTGATTGTTACAGATACGGAGGCTACTGAGCGGTGCTTCTTTACAGGGCTTCATCAATCATTGAAGGCGGGCGTAAGAAATAAACTTGTTATTAAAGTTATAGAAACAAAAACACGGATAATGATTGATAAATGCCTGGAACTTACAGCTTATGATGCGCAATATAGAGTTCCTTGGATTGTATTTGATAGAGATAAGGTTAAGGATTTTGACGAAATTATTTTTGAAGCTGAGAGTAAAGGGATTAAGGTTGGTTGGTCAAATCCTTGTTTTGAAATATGGTTGCATGCATATCTAGGTTCAATGCCTGCAGTACAGGACTCTTGGAATTGTTGCGCTGAATTTGGACGTAGATATGAGAAGATGATAGGACAGAAGTACTTAAAGGCTGATGAGAAGATGTATGCAAAACTTTATAAAGCAGGGAATGAGGAAAAAGCATTGCAAATAGCAAGGCAAAAGCTGGAACAGTGTATACGAGAGGGGAAAACAAAACCCTCAGAGATGTGTCCTTGTACAACGGTACACGAGTTGGTGGGCGAGATAAAATCAAAATTGTAAACTATTTAAGTCGAATACATGCATTTAACTTGAACGATTATTGTCTATTAAAATGACTGTAAAGTTATAAAACAGTAAATTTGCTTTGGAGAGATGCAATGAAACTTAATAAAATAATCAGAAGTGTTTGTGATATTGCAGCAGATGATATTGGTAAAGTTAAAGCCGATAAAATCAAAAAGAATGCACAAAAAAGGCTTGAGGAGTTGTGTGCCGAAAACAGCAATGATTCGAAAGCTCTTAAAGCCCATACATATAAGCGTATTTATCCTTGTATTGCAGTATATGAAACCTTGTTGGCGGAAGGCATTGAACAGGAAAAGGCTGTTTGGTACATTCGTGAGTATTTTCAACGTCTCGCCAAAAAGATTGAGCCACATCTTCAGAGGATAATAAAACTATTTAGGTTAGAAAAGAAGATGCCAAAGATCTTCCTTAAAATAATACAGAAAAGTTTTGGTACAGATGCGGGATTTATCTATGAGTTTCCTGAAAGCTGTGGTAATGAAGCACGCTTCAATATGGTTCGCTGTCCATACTTTGATACCTGCAAACGCTACGGCTGTCCTGAAATTACAATGGCATTTTGCGATGGAGATGACGCAGGATACGGTAACCTAAATCCAAAATTGTTCTGGTGGCGAACAAAGACTTTAGGACGAGGCGATGATTGTTGCGATTTTTGGCTAAAGTTTCGGGAGTGACAAGACAGTTCGTTAACGATTATGGGGTTACAGCAAAAGTATTATCGCGCTTATCCGTTGTGCTATTATATTCAAGAATTCTTTGAGTTTCACAAGATACACATATTAGTGAGAGTGTGTATCTTTTTTTGTTGTATGTAAATATTGTCTTATTTCAGGTGAAAGTTTGTGTGGGAGATTACTGATTTAAGCTAGTATTTATTAATAGTAATTGCTTGTTGAAAAATTTTAATAACTATTATCGACTAAAAGTCGAAAAAAATATTGACAAAAACAAATTGGCGTTATATTATAAAAACCGACTTAAAGTCGAGGGTGAGGTGTGAATATGAAGAAAGGTGAGCGAAGAAAGCAAGATCTGCTAAATATTGCATATCGTATGTTCATTGAAAAAGGCTATGAGAATACAAGCGTAGACGATATCATTATTGAGGCGGGTATTGCAAAGGGAACATACTATTACTATTTTGAAAGTAAAGAGGCAACATTGGAAGCAGTTATTGAAATGATGATTGAGAAAGCTGAAAATATAGCGAAAGCAGCTCTTATGAATCCTGTGCCTATACCGCAGAAACTGGCTTCAGTCGTGTATGCTTTTCAGCCAAACAAAGATGAGATTGTTATAACAGATGTGTTGGAAAGAAAAGAAAATATTGTAATGCACGATAAAATTGGTAAGAAAATTGTTGAAGTGGCAGTTCCTATTCTTTCAGATATTGTAAGAGAAGGGATAGCGCAGGGAATATTTGCGTGTACCAATGTTGAAGAGAGAGTTAAAATGTTGTTGATTATGAGTCAGAATATGTTCGATTATGGGGCTTATAGCAACAAGGATATTGAGGTGTATGTAGATATGCTAGAGAAGTCGCTTGGGGCAAAGGAAGGAATAATGAGTTTTATAAGTGAGTTTTTATTGGAGGGACAAGTTCATTCTCCTGCCTAAATCCAAGTATTGAAGAAAGCTATTTACTATGATTATAAGGAGGTTAAGTCAATGAATCAGAAAAAAATGAGTACTTATTTGCGAGTACTATTTATAATTCTCATTATTGCAATATCCGGGGCAGCATTGCTTCAGATTTTCGCTCCTGAATATATGGGAAGGAATGCTGCTTATGGCATTTCTACAGGGTGGCAAAGAGAAATTGGCTTTTGGAATATTGCGGTATTAGTTATATTGATTACTGCTTATAGGCATTACAATTGGATTTATCTTAAATCAATTTTACTTGCTCTTATTCTAGGTGGAATAGGTATTGGGACTAATCATTTTATACATTATCTACAGGTGCATCAAATTGTTAATTTAATCGGTGCTTTAGAGAATTATCTTCTAGTCATTGCCTGGATTATAGGTTGGAAAATAGAAGCGAAAAGGCAGGATGAATAGGCTTACTATAAAGGGCATATGTTTTTGTAATGATATCAGATAGAGTAATAACTAAATTGAAACATAAGGAGTAAGGATAAATGAAGATATGTATTTTAGGGCTAGGTGTAATAGGTACAACTTATGGCTATGTGTTTAAAAAAGCGGGTCATCAAGTTGAACATTTGCTTAGAGAGATGAATACCCCCAATGTCCCATCAAGCCTAAACATCAAAATATTGGATGGCCGCTATAATAAAAAAGGAGAAGAAAAATCAGATAAATATACAGTGAATATTGCAAAGCCAAATACAGAGTATGATTTCATTATTTTGAGTGTG
It contains:
- a CDS encoding L-2-amino-thiazoline-4-carboxylic acid hydrolase, with product MKLNKIIRSVCDIAADDIGKVKADKIKKNAQKRLEELCAENSNDSKALKAHTYKRIYPCIAVYETLLAEGIEQEKAVWYIREYFQRLAKKIEPHLQRIIKLFRLEKKMPKIFLKIIQKSFGTDAGFIYEFPESCGNEARFNMVRCPYFDTCKRYGCPEITMAFCDGDDAGYGNLNPKLFWWRTKTLGRGDDCCDFWLKFRE
- a CDS encoding ABC transporter ATP-binding protein; translated protein: MINTVKKLWEFSKYQHKTFIITLIMSLVHAFIGVTQLIAIMLVIDVIINGTPTATAIRNIIILTIVCALGSFITSFFEQSGSVAVGFYMTADKRIGLGNFLKILPLGFFSDNSSGKIVATLTTTLSGIETGAAMAMITTVSGIFSALAMFITVCFYELKVGVITGVGMVIYLLTVDFQMRLSRKNAPFLQKAQSALAAATLTFVQGIKVTKTFSVKEGNVQLNEAIKDSEEANISLTNKSMPSQFLSRLVIAIFEMLIIVSTLWMYKEGSLALFKTIILIIFSFMAYVSLNQAGSILSMMGLLDSGLKEVGEVEATQTMRQSDNPKPMGNNDIELNEVTFSYGDNEVLHKVSATIKENSLTAIIGPSGSGKTTLCELIPRFHDINRGSIKIGGVDIRDVNYDELMKRISMVFQRVYLFEDSIYNNIAFGKPGAGIEEVRRAARAANIDEFIEALPDGYNTVLDEGGSSLSGGEKQRISIARAILKDAPIIIMDEATAALDAENEHEIIAAIEALTKNKTVIMIAHRIKSIKNADHIIAIKDGRVVQDGSPKELAGKEGLYRDFLRSREEISGWTINN
- a CDS encoding RloB family protein codes for the protein MAKIDRSGIRKNREQSRKLKNPELGYYLIVTDTEATERCFFTGLHQSLKAGVRNKLVIKVIETKTRIMIDKCLELTAYDAQYRVPWIVFDRDKVKDFDEIIFEAESKGIKVGWSNPCFEIWLHAYLGSMPAVQDSWNCCAEFGRRYEKMIGQKYLKADEKMYAKLYKAGNEEKALQIARQKLEQCIREGKTKPSEMCPCTTVHELVGEIKSKL
- a CDS encoding AAA family ATPase, with product MLIQFNFKNYKSFKEEAALDLSATKMTEFSERVVTIGNEKILPVAAIYGANASGKSNIYNAFGYMSNYVSESFKYGDEDEKFEEFSPTPFLFDSKSINDESSFEVYFTLPDDKTEKVFNYGFCINKEGVTEEWLNSKAKTARKYSVVFYRGKTADELDLSGISKSSRENINVALEKQVLIISLGAKLKIGKCKVIRDWFLANEFADFGNPFTNFFLSRRLPKGFVEDKSVQQKIIEYFSSFDEHIKDFRIEKVPLEGETKEEAYKIIALHKMNDSDEMAEIPLGGESAGTLKMFALYPELQEVLERGSVFFIDELNARLHPLLVRNFLLIFLNPEINVNHAQIIFTTHDTWQLSNQLLRRDEIWFVEKDEKGVSALYSLADFVDEDGARIRKDESYEKNYLIGKYGAIPTLKSIDILKEE
- a CDS encoding TetR/AcrR family transcriptional regulator, whose translation is MKKGERRKQDLLNIAYRMFIEKGYENTSVDDIIIEAGIAKGTYYYYFESKEATLEAVIEMMIEKAENIAKAALMNPVPIPQKLASVVYAFQPNKDEIVITDVLERKENIVMHDKIGKKIVEVAVPILSDIVREGIAQGIFACTNVEERVKMLLIMSQNMFDYGAYSNKDIEVYVDMLEKSLGAKEGIMSFISEFLLEGQVHSPA